Proteins found in one Paenibacillus sp. FSL R10-2782 genomic segment:
- the sleB gene encoding spore cortex-lytic enzyme codes for MKKTMVWICTGILAASAITYTGLIANVSAQHAEPLSTQQEVQATQPSQATFSTEAVNYGSYGQDVYELQSRLKLLGFFGAEVDSHFGSSTLKAVKGFQKEFGITPDGVVGAKTKLKLVNATPNWKPTETPLHRKNEASAQGKTADNNKPDQKDETMGSANTMGLSDNDLKIMANAVYGESRGEPFEGQVAVAAVILNRVKSPSFPNTPSGVIFQPGAFTAVADGQIWLTPNETATKAVRQALNGWDPSGGCLYYFNPKTATSKWIWSRPQVKTIGQHIFCM; via the coding sequence ATGAAAAAGACAATGGTCTGGATTTGCACGGGTATTCTCGCAGCCTCGGCTATCACGTACACAGGACTTATTGCGAACGTCTCTGCGCAGCATGCAGAGCCGCTGAGCACACAGCAGGAAGTACAAGCAACACAGCCTTCCCAAGCGACATTTAGCACAGAGGCGGTTAATTACGGTTCCTACGGTCAGGATGTATATGAACTGCAATCCCGTTTGAAGCTGTTGGGCTTTTTCGGGGCGGAAGTGGACAGTCATTTTGGCAGCAGTACATTGAAGGCTGTTAAGGGCTTTCAAAAAGAGTTTGGTATCACCCCTGACGGAGTGGTTGGGGCAAAAACAAAGCTAAAGCTGGTGAATGCAACCCCTAATTGGAAACCGACGGAAACGCCTTTACATCGTAAAAATGAGGCTTCTGCTCAGGGGAAGACAGCGGATAATAATAAACCGGATCAAAAAGATGAAACAATGGGATCAGCTAATACGATGGGACTGTCTGACAACGATCTCAAAATTATGGCTAACGCAGTCTATGGTGAATCCCGTGGCGAGCCGTTTGAAGGACAGGTTGCTGTGGCGGCAGTTATTTTGAACCGGGTCAAATCCCCCAGCTTTCCAAACACACCGTCTGGAGTGATTTTTCAACCGGGGGCCTTTACAGCGGTAGCTGATGGTCAAATCTGGCTCACGCCAAATGAAACTGCAACAAAGGCAGTTCGCCAGGCACTGAACGGCTGGGACCCAAGCGGAGGCTGCCTCTATTATTTTAATCCAAAAACAGCCACCTCCAAATGGATTTGGAGCCGCCCGCAGGTAAAGACGATTGGCCAGCATATTTTCTGCATGTAA
- a CDS encoding pitrilysin family protein, with product MNKTGFERGTRRQLRIHVLPTKRFKTFAISLYVGTPLREETVTRVGLTPFLLRRGTESYPQTTQFREQLEQLYGAGFGFDVYKRGDYQIVQFRMDTINDSFVNSSDSLLDRSFAFLGEVLTKPALENGAFHTGYVQQERENVRKKLESIVNDKIRYAGERCMEEMCKNEPYRLHPLGQRSDLNSIDAQGLYKAYGEWLNNANMDLYVVGDTTLEEVEKFVDRYFQLNRSEEKGYAHEQPKAVERDVQTVVERLDVNQGKLNMGLRTPITYGDDRYASALMYNGILGGYPHSKLFVNVREKESLAYYASSRYDGHKGIGTIQSGIEIPNYEKAVTIIRKQLEDTQNGAITELEMTQTQAMIRNLLKEMQDSAFEMIAYDFNRQLSGKDRTVDELLSQVEAVKVEDVQDAARTFRLDTIYFLRDQKGE from the coding sequence TTGAACAAAACAGGTTTCGAGCGTGGGACGCGCAGACAATTAAGGATTCATGTACTGCCAACCAAACGCTTCAAGACGTTTGCCATATCATTGTATGTAGGTACTCCACTACGAGAGGAAACGGTAACCCGAGTCGGACTGACCCCATTCTTATTGCGAAGGGGTACAGAATCATATCCGCAGACTACACAATTCAGAGAACAATTAGAGCAATTGTATGGCGCGGGCTTTGGATTTGATGTATATAAACGCGGAGATTATCAAATCGTACAATTTCGCATGGATACGATTAATGACAGCTTTGTCAACAGCTCGGACAGCTTGCTGGATCGTTCATTTGCTTTTCTCGGAGAGGTGTTGACAAAGCCTGCATTGGAGAATGGCGCATTTCACACCGGATACGTCCAGCAGGAACGGGAAAACGTACGTAAGAAGCTGGAATCTATAGTCAATGATAAAATCCGTTATGCTGGAGAGCGCTGCATGGAGGAAATGTGCAAAAATGAGCCTTATCGTCTGCATCCCCTCGGTCAGCGGTCTGATCTGAATAGTATAGATGCGCAAGGCTTGTATAAAGCTTATGGAGAATGGCTAAATAACGCCAACATGGATTTGTATGTGGTTGGAGATACAACGCTGGAGGAAGTGGAGAAGTTCGTAGACCGCTATTTCCAATTGAACCGTTCTGAAGAAAAGGGATATGCTCATGAACAACCAAAAGCGGTGGAGCGTGATGTACAAACGGTGGTGGAGCGTCTTGATGTAAATCAGGGCAAGCTAAACATGGGACTGCGCACCCCGATTACGTATGGTGACGATCGATACGCCTCCGCACTGATGTACAACGGTATTTTAGGCGGTTATCCTCACTCCAAGCTGTTCGTCAATGTGCGGGAGAAGGAAAGTTTGGCGTATTACGCCTCATCACGGTATGACGGGCACAAGGGCATAGGGACGATTCAATCCGGTATCGAAATACCCAACTATGAAAAAGCGGTTACCATTATTCGCAAGCAACTGGAAGATACGCAAAATGGTGCGATTACCGAGCTGGAAATGACCCAGACACAGGCGATGATCCGCAATTTATTGAAGGAAATGCAGGATTCCGCTTTTGAAATGATCGCTTACGATTTTAACAGACAGCTTTCCGGCAAAGATCGGACGGTAGATGAGTTGCTGAGCCAGGTGGAAGCTGTCAAGGTGGAGGATGTTCAGGATGCCGCCCGGACGTTCCGACTGGACACCATTTATTTCTTGAGAGACCAGAAGGGGGAATAG